The following proteins are encoded in a genomic region of Primulina huaijiensis isolate GDHJ02 chromosome 3, ASM1229523v2, whole genome shotgun sequence:
- the LOC140972948 gene encoding uncharacterized protein — protein sequence MIPLFFLVVCSEGLVAFLLMVKIGPLRELVMKGLDQVKMRRATVLTIAGTIFVILLSNLFSILKIQNKGVKHGTMTPMDQVLWRTNLLEATLMGFSLFLGFLIDRMHHYMRKLIELRGSTGVSKQEVDRLEKEKIQLKEKEEKASGEVKRLQKEVSSLTENIKKLKLESTEKDKKVETAESHVTALQKQAADLLLEYDRLLEDNQNLQNQALGYRN from the exons ATGATTCCGTTGTTCTTTCTGGTTGTGTGTTCGGAGGGTTTGGTGGCATTCCTTTTGATGGTGAAGATTGGGCCACTTAGGGAACTGGTAATGAAGGGTTTGGATCAAGTGAAAATGAGAAGGGCTACTGTTTTGACCATTGCTGGTACTATATTTGTTATCCTCTTATCAAACTTATTTAGCATACTCAAGATTCAGAATAAGGGGGTGAAGCATGGAACAATGACGCCAATGGATCAAGTACTTTGGAGGACCAACTTGTTAGAGGCTACTCTGATGG GATTTTCTCTCTTCCTCGGATTTTTAATTGACCGTATGCATCATTACATGCGAAAATTGATCGAGCTAAGGGGCAGCACTGGAGTTTCAAAACAAGAAGTTGATAGactcgaaaaagaaaaaatacagctcaaggaaaaagaagagaaagCTTCTGGCGAAGTGAAGCGCCTGCAGAAAGAAGTATCTAGCTTGACCGAAAATATAAAGAAGCTTAAGTTGGAGTCTACAGAAAAAGATAAGAAAGTTGAAACTGCAGAAAGTCATGTTACTGCCCTTCAGAAACAAGCTGCAGATTTACTCCTAGAATATGATCGTCTTTTGGAAGATAACCAAAATCTTCAGAATCAAGCTCTTGGCTACCGGAATTga